One genomic window of Micromonospora sp. WMMD1128 includes the following:
- a CDS encoding peptidylprolyl isomerase, which produces MAEAVYATLHTNAGPIRLELFPNHAPKTVRNFVELAEGNREYIDPRTGQPGSGPYFDGTISHRVISGFMVQMGDPTGTGRGGPGYKFADEFHPELRFDRPYLLAMANAGPGTNGSQFFITVSPTPHLNNRHTIFGQVADEQSVKVVDSIANTPTGPSDRPLQDVVIERVEIERQQS; this is translated from the coding sequence GTGGCCGAGGCTGTCTACGCCACCCTGCACACCAACGCCGGCCCGATCCGGCTGGAGCTCTTCCCGAACCACGCGCCGAAGACCGTCCGCAACTTCGTGGAACTGGCCGAGGGCAACCGTGAATACATCGACCCCCGTACCGGCCAGCCGGGTAGCGGGCCCTACTTCGACGGCACCATCTCGCACCGCGTGATCAGCGGATTCATGGTCCAGATGGGCGACCCGACCGGCACCGGTCGCGGTGGCCCGGGCTACAAGTTCGCCGACGAGTTCCACCCGGAGCTGCGCTTCGACCGGCCGTACCTGCTGGCCATGGCGAACGCCGGGCCGGGCACGAACGGCTCGCAGTTCTTCATCACCGTGTCGCCGACGCCACACCTGAACAACAGGCACACCATCTTCGGTCAGGTGGCCGACGAGCAGTCGGTGAAGGTCGTCGACTCGATTGCGAACACCCCGACCGGCCCGAGCGACCGGCCGCTCCAGGACGTGGTGATCGAGCGGGTCGAGATCGAGCGGCAGCAGTCCTGA
- a CDS encoding rhomboid family intramembrane serine protease has product MTERSGPAGDATEGPVPTTPVCYRHPDRETYLRCTRCDRPICTECMRDASVGHQCPECVAEGRRSVRPARTAFGGGAAGREGYVTKALIGLNVLVMVFSVISARSGNAIAGGGLGGLMGGGTPLTEWGAVLGLARFPDGSVGGVADGQWYRLVTAMFLHYGVLHLLLNMWALWVLGRTLEAVLGPLRFLALYLLAGIGGNVAAYVFTEPNRFTAGASTAIFGLFAAIFVIMRRMGRDTSAIVPILVINLIFTFTVPSISVAGHLGGLVVGAVVALVLAYAPRSRRTAFQAAGGAIVLVALIGLALVRTAALTG; this is encoded by the coding sequence ATGACTGAGCGCTCCGGGCCGGCAGGCGACGCCACCGAGGGGCCGGTGCCGACCACCCCGGTCTGCTACCGGCATCCCGACCGGGAGACCTACCTCCGGTGCACCCGCTGCGATCGGCCGATCTGCACCGAGTGCATGCGCGACGCCTCCGTCGGCCACCAGTGCCCGGAGTGCGTCGCCGAGGGACGCCGCAGCGTGCGGCCGGCGCGCACCGCCTTCGGTGGCGGTGCCGCCGGCCGCGAGGGCTACGTCACCAAGGCCCTGATCGGGCTGAACGTGCTGGTGATGGTGTTCTCCGTCATCTCCGCCCGGAGCGGGAACGCGATCGCCGGCGGCGGCCTCGGCGGCCTGATGGGCGGCGGGACGCCGTTGACCGAGTGGGGCGCGGTGCTCGGCTTGGCACGCTTCCCCGACGGCAGTGTCGGCGGCGTGGCCGACGGCCAGTGGTATCGACTGGTCACCGCCATGTTCCTGCACTACGGCGTGCTGCACCTGCTGTTGAACATGTGGGCGCTCTGGGTGCTCGGCCGGACGCTTGAGGCGGTGCTCGGGCCGCTGCGCTTCCTGGCGCTCTATCTGCTCGCCGGGATCGGCGGCAACGTGGCGGCCTACGTCTTCACCGAGCCGAACCGGTTCACGGCCGGCGCGTCGACAGCCATCTTCGGCCTGTTCGCCGCGATCTTCGTGATCATGCGCCGGATGGGCCGGGACACCTCGGCGATCGTGCCGATCCTGGTGATCAACCTGATCTTCACATTCACCGTGCCGAGCATCTCGGTGGCCGGGCACCTCGGCGGGCTGGTGGTCGGCGCGGTGGTGGCGCTGGTCCTGGCGTACGCCCCACGGTCCCGCCGGACCGCGTTCCAGGCCGCGGGGGGCGCGATCGTGCTCGTCGCCCTGATCGGCCTGGCCCTGGTCCGCACGGCCGCGCTTACCGGCTGA
- a CDS encoding PH domain-containing protein: MDPQPSPARQWRVPRALPLVKALGALALAALGLLLADGDPVRPALAGAVAVGLLAWALRDIIAPVRLAVDPDGLTVIRGYAGRRRLPWAEVESIRLDRRSRRGVTAETLEIDAGESLHLFGRRDLDAPLDEVAADLTAARPAAH, from the coding sequence TCACCGGCCCGGCAGTGGCGGGTGCCGCGGGCGCTTCCGCTGGTCAAGGCGCTCGGTGCGCTCGCCCTGGCCGCCCTGGGCCTCCTCCTGGCCGACGGCGATCCGGTCCGGCCGGCGCTGGCCGGGGCGGTCGCCGTCGGCCTGCTCGCCTGGGCGCTGCGCGACATCATCGCGCCGGTCCGGCTCGCCGTCGACCCGGACGGGCTCACCGTGATCCGCGGATACGCCGGCCGACGCCGGTTGCCATGGGCCGAGGTGGAGTCGATCCGGCTGGACCGGCGCAGCCGTCGTGGGGTGACCGCCGAGACGCTTGAGATCGACGCGGGCGAGTCGTTGCACCTGTTCGGCCGCCGGGACCTGGACGCGCCGCTGGACGAGGTCGCCGCCGACCTCACCGCCGCCCGCCCCGCCGCGCACTGA